From a single Bacillus sp. NEB1478 genomic region:
- a CDS encoding Bax inhibitor-1/YccA family protein, with product MRSANPALKRSTFEKYRGMSSGKEMTLSGTVSKTFILLVILMASAFYTWHQYSIGNSVGHLIMIGLLGGLITALIVSFVPKTAPLLAPVYAALEGLAIGGISATFESQFNGITIQAVALTFGTLLALLFAYATRIIKVTHNFRLIVFSATAGIMLVYLTSFILSFFGIAVPYLHSSGPIGIGISLFIVVIAALNLVLDFDFIENGANQRVPKYMEWYGAFGLIVTLIWLYFEILHLLAKLKDR from the coding sequence ATGAGAAGTGCAAACCCTGCGTTAAAGCGTTCAACTTTTGAAAAATATAGAGGCATGTCATCAGGCAAAGAGATGACACTTTCAGGAACGGTTTCGAAAACATTTATTTTGCTCGTCATCTTGATGGCCTCGGCATTTTATACGTGGCATCAATATAGCATTGGAAATTCAGTAGGACATCTGATCATGATTGGTTTATTAGGTGGATTGATTACAGCTTTAATCGTATCCTTTGTCCCAAAAACAGCACCATTGCTCGCTCCTGTTTATGCGGCACTTGAAGGTCTTGCAATCGGCGGGATCTCAGCTACCTTTGAATCACAATTTAATGGCATTACGATTCAAGCTGTAGCTTTAACATTTGGAACTTTATTAGCTCTTTTGTTTGCCTATGCTACCCGCATTATAAAAGTGACACACAATTTCAGGTTAATTGTGTTTTCTGCCACAGCTGGTATCATGCTCGTTTATCTAACCAGTTTTATTTTAAGCTTTTTCGGAATTGCCGTTCCATACCTTCATAGTTCAGGACCTATCGGCATTGGAATCAGCTTGTTTATAGTTGTAATAGCGGCACTAAACTTAGTTCTAGATTTTGATTTTATTGAAAATGGAGCAAATCAAAGAGTGCCGAAATATATGGAATGGTACGGAGCATTTGGATTGATCGTTACATTAATCTGGCTATATTTCGAAATACTCCACTTGCTTGCAAAACTAAAAGATAGATAA